The following DNA comes from Vibrio gigantis.
ACTGAAGTTCCAACTGGACATCGGTGGTGAGACTCGCCAAGTATTCTCTGGTATCAAGTCAGCATACAAACCTGAAGAGCTAGAAGGCAAGCTAACCGTAATGGTAGCAAACCTAAAACCTCGTAAAATGAAGTTTGGTATGTCTGAAGGCATGATCCTAGCAGCGGGCCCTGGCGGCAGCGATCTATGGATCCTTGAGCCACACGAAGGTGCTCAGCCTGGTATGCGTGTAATGTAATTCTGACTCAAGTCAGATAACAAGCACTCATAACTAAATCCCTAATGCACTTTTAACTTGAAAGAGTTAATAGGCATTGGGGATTTTTTATATCTACCGAAAATAAGCGTTCTCTGTTAGAGTCCCCGTCAACTATGCTATGTAGAGTAGAAATTGGTTTGTCGACGATACTGGACTAACCAACACACCTTTACTCTAAAACCCTTTTTAGGAATCCCCAGTGACTAACAACGAAATCTTGCGTCGTATTCAACACGCACTAAACCTTAAAAATGCACAAATCATCAAAGCGATTGAACAAGCTGATGTGACCGTTGCTCATGACCAAGTAATTAACTGGCTAAAAGACGACAACGACAAGTCATGCTCTAAGATGAAAGATAAAGAGTTAGCGGTATTCCTAAATGGTTTCATCAACCTTAAGCGTGGTAAAAAAGAAGGCGAACAGCCTAAACCTGAAGTTGCACTGACTAACAACATGATTTTCATGAAGCTTCGAATTGCATTAAACATGAAAGCAGAAGATGTTCTGGACGTACTAGAAGTGGTTGGTATTAGCTTGAGCAAGTACGAAATCGGCGCTTACTTCCGCAAGCCAGAGAACAAAAACTACAAAGTATGTGAAGACCAACTGCTTTGCGACTTCCTAAATGGCGTTCAGTTTACCAACCGTCCAGATTCAGAAGAGTTTGCGGGGTAAATAACGACCTACTGATAAATCAGTACAGACTCTTAATAAATAAAAAAGCGGTGAGATAATTCAATTATCTCACCGCTTTTTTTGTTCTTACTCTAAAGACTTATTAAGTTAACCAAAAAATTAGCTATCGTCTTCAGTGAAGTTCGTTGGCAATGTCGTTTTCATTTCATTCCAAACTTGCGCACTTGCGATACCGTAGTTACGGATCACTAATGGCAAAGTTTCACGCTCACCACTTTCACAGATAATGAATAACTCTTTATAAAAATCCATCGCTAAACGTCGAGCTTCTGGGTTAGAGAAGTAGTAACTACCGATACGGTCATACAGTTTACGTACACCGTTAAAGATCAGGCCGTAAATCTGATTGCCAGAGTGGAATGCCAAGCGTTGGAACAGCATGTAGTCATAAAAGTTAAACGTCTTAGCAATTAAGATCGTCTGACGTTTCGCTTCATCTTTTTCTGAATCTTCTTTTACCGCTTGTTTGATCTTGTCAGCGTATGGCGACGATTCCAAGAAATCATCCCACGTCGGTGCCGCAAGTAGCGCTTCACAAGATTCAATCACGTTACTGATTGTGCGCTCTGAAGCTTCTTTGTTTGCTTTGAATGCATAACGCATAAAGATCGG
Coding sequences within:
- a CDS encoding YehS family protein; amino-acid sequence: MTNNEILRRIQHALNLKNAQIIKAIEQADVTVAHDQVINWLKDDNDKSCSKMKDKELAVFLNGFINLKRGKKEGEQPKPEVALTNNMIFMKLRIALNMKAEDVLDVLEVVGISLSKYEIGAYFRKPENKNYKVCEDQLLCDFLNGVQFTNRPDSEEFAG
- the fadR gene encoding fatty acid metabolism transcriptional regulator FadR — its product is MVIKAKSPAGFAEKYIIESIWNGRFPPGSILPAERELSELIGVTRTTLREVLQRLARDGWLTIQHGKPTKVNQFMETSGLHILDTLMTLDVDNASKMVEDLLAARTNISPIFMRYAFKANKEASERTISNVIESCEALLAAPTWDDFLESSPYADKIKQAVKEDSEKDEAKRQTILIAKTFNFYDYMLFQRLAFHSGNQIYGLIFNGVRKLYDRIGSYYFSNPEARRLAMDFYKELFIICESGERETLPLVIRNYGIASAQVWNEMKTTLPTNFTEDDS